The following coding sequences lie in one Panicum virgatum strain AP13 chromosome 6N, P.virgatum_v5, whole genome shotgun sequence genomic window:
- the LOC120677838 gene encoding protein AUXIN RESPONSE 4-like yields MVTTGRIVIGYPKSPTASSRRALGPLRRALPRRPRPLPRHRLRHAALPSPASLPAFPAAVFDVPVLGRLVLRVPALFCGLARLCCTQGLEGEEAEAHRAAMQEEGKTHGVIEAWKAMNHSFQLGKWRGSSDEVRRLPKMVLWSGSWSDMWIDEGKKVAAALPDAKFVYHSGGRWPQEDASAEISGLIVEFVTSSEEASDGRIE; encoded by the exons ATGGTCACTACG GGTAGAATTGTAATTGGATACCCCAAATcccccaccgcctcctcccgccgcgcACTCGGCCCCCTTCGCCGTGCCTTGCCGCGTCGCCCTCGCCCTTTGCCCCGacaccgcctccgccacgccgcgctGCCCTCGCCCGCGTCCTTGCCGGCGTTCCCGGCCGCGGTGTTCGACGTGCCAGTGCTGGGGAGGCTGGTGCTGCGGGTGCCGGCGCTGTTCTGTGGGCTGGCGCGGCTGTGCTGCACGCAGGGGTTAGAgggcgaggaggccgaggcccACCGGGCGGCGATGCAGGAGGAGGGGAAGACACATGGGGTGATTGAGGCTTGGAAGGCGATGAATCACAGCTTTCAGCTGGGGAAATGGAGGGGTTCTTCAGACGAGGTGAGGCGGCTGCCGAAGATGGTGCTGTGGTCAGGTTCTTGGTCAGATATGTGGATTGATGAGGGGAAGAAGGTGGCTGCTGCATTGCCGGATGCCAAATTTGTCTACCATTCTGGCGGCCGATGGCCTCAG GAGGATGCCTCTGCGGAAATATCAGGGCTGATAGTAGAGTTTGTGACCTCTTCTGAAGAAGCATCTGATGGTCGAATTGAGTAG